In Streptosporangium album, the following are encoded in one genomic region:
- a CDS encoding helix-turn-helix domain-containing protein, translating to MSPAEMESHSIAVHLDHLLAERGMTLTELAERVGVTVVNLSILKNGRAKAVRFTTLTRLCEVLECQPGDLLSHRPPQER from the coding sequence ATGTCACCGGCCGAGATGGAGTCCCACTCCATCGCCGTCCACCTCGACCACCTGCTGGCCGAGCGCGGGATGACACTCACCGAGCTGGCCGAGCGCGTCGGGGTGACCGTGGTCAACCTGTCGATCCTGAAGAACGGCCGGGCCAAGGCCGTCCGGTTCACCACGCTGACCCGGCTCTGCGAGGTTCTGGAGTGCCAGCCGGGAGACCTGCTGAGCCACCGTCCCCCGCAGGAGCGGTGA
- a CDS encoding DUF885 domain-containing protein, translating to MTDLSPDLVGDYLDWYLAANPIHAALADAEGYDRTLGDFTEAGILARERESRQWLARFQAARGGDFEDVVDRELIMSTLRGGLAYEAWPAWRRDPSVYLGPVFNSMFSPFLNRLAPEGELVEAAVARLAEVPGVIAACRTNLDPALAAPLLIERGLGQARTARRFLTETVPGQVADETLRARLVAAAEPAAAAFDELVGFLEGFQATGTWRMGQELYSTLLREREMLGYGADELLKRGQAAYDELDAQMREVARRLPGGSDDWHAAVVALQDDHAPTLEDMRAEYDAETERARRFVREHGLVTFAEGEECRVVPSPEFQRPILAVASYLQPPPLSPSRIGHFFVPFTPDSFTEEQVRQRLRTNARAQMPSIAVHEAYPGHHWHLSWMAGNPRRARRLFRTPYFTEGWALYVEKVMREQGYFTTPAQELAHLDFRLFRAARIIVDTSLHCGDMSVEEAEEFMTTRSSLTPGTAKGEVARYCAWPTQAPSYLTGALEIDRIRDDYLAADRGDLRTFHDALAGSGGLPLGLARRVALEG from the coding sequence ATGACGGACCTCTCCCCTGACCTGGTCGGTGACTACCTCGACTGGTATCTCGCGGCCAACCCCATCCACGCCGCCCTCGCGGACGCGGAAGGCTATGACAGGACCCTCGGCGACTTCACCGAGGCCGGCATCCTCGCCCGCGAGCGGGAGTCGCGACAGTGGCTGGCGCGCTTCCAGGCGGCGCGGGGCGGAGACTTCGAGGACGTGGTCGACCGCGAGCTGATCATGTCCACCCTGCGCGGCGGGCTCGCCTACGAGGCCTGGCCCGCCTGGCGGCGCGACCCGTCCGTCTACCTGGGGCCGGTCTTCAACTCGATGTTCAGCCCGTTCCTGAACCGGCTGGCACCCGAGGGCGAGCTGGTCGAGGCGGCCGTCGCGCGGCTGGCGGAGGTGCCGGGCGTCATCGCGGCCTGCCGTACGAACCTCGATCCCGCGCTGGCGGCCCCGCTGCTGATCGAGCGGGGTCTGGGCCAGGCGCGGACCGCCCGGCGCTTCCTCACCGAGACGGTCCCCGGCCAGGTGGCCGACGAGACGCTGCGCGCCCGGCTGGTCGCGGCGGCCGAGCCCGCGGCGGCGGCCTTCGACGAGTTGGTGGGGTTCCTGGAGGGTTTCCAGGCCACCGGCACCTGGCGGATGGGCCAGGAGCTCTACTCCACGCTGCTGCGCGAGCGGGAGATGCTCGGTTACGGCGCCGACGAGCTGCTCAAACGCGGTCAGGCGGCCTACGACGAGCTGGACGCGCAGATGCGCGAGGTCGCCCGGCGGCTGCCCGGCGGCTCCGATGACTGGCACGCCGCCGTCGTCGCCCTCCAGGACGACCACGCGCCGACCCTGGAGGACATGCGGGCCGAGTACGACGCCGAGACCGAGCGGGCCAGGAGATTCGTGCGCGAGCACGGCCTGGTGACGTTCGCCGAGGGCGAGGAGTGCCGGGTGGTGCCGTCGCCGGAGTTCCAGCGGCCCATCCTGGCCGTCGCCTCCTACCTGCAGCCCCCGCCCCTGTCCCCCTCGCGGATCGGGCACTTCTTCGTACCGTTCACCCCCGACTCCTTCACCGAGGAGCAGGTGCGCCAGCGGCTGCGCACCAACGCCAGGGCGCAGATGCCCTCCATCGCCGTCCACGAGGCCTACCCCGGTCACCACTGGCACCTGTCCTGGATGGCAGGCAACCCGCGCCGGGCCCGCAGGCTGTTCCGCACGCCCTACTTCACCGAGGGCTGGGCCCTGTACGTGGAGAAGGTCATGCGGGAGCAGGGTTACTTCACCACCCCCGCCCAGGAGCTCGCCCACCTGGACTTCCGCCTCTTCCGGGCGGCCCGCATCATCGTGGACACCTCGCTGCACTGCGGTGACATGAGCGTCGAGGAGGCCGAGGAGTTCATGACCACCCGGTCCTCGCTCACCCCCGGCACGGCCAAGGGCGAGGTCGCCCGCTACTGCGCCTGGCCCACCCAGGCCCCCTCCTACCTGACCGGCGCCCTGGAGATCGACCGCATCCGCGACGACTACCTGGCCGCGGACCGCGGTGACCTGCGCACCTTCCACGACGCCCTGGCGGGCTCCGGCGGCCTCCCCCTGGGGCTGGCCCGCCGGGTGGCCCTGGAAGGCTGA
- a CDS encoding ArgE/DapE family deacylase, translating to MTDDEARVLDALDEAETVRLLTELVRVPSVTGTDAESDLQHRCGGLLTEAGLDVDVWKLDLDTLQAAPGFPGTEAPRVEGYGVVGVTGGEGAPALVLQGHVDVVPTGDLAKWEGGDPFGARIGGNVLHGRGACDMKAGLAANLAVVAALRRSKVRLARPLAVHCVVGEEDGGLGAFATLARGHRGEAAVITEPTGGAIIAATAGALTFRIEVAGRAAHGATRYEGVNALEVFWPVFEAIRRLEADRNRAPDPVFDGNPLPYPIEIGTVRAGDWASSVPDLLVAEGRLGVRLDEDPAQARLALETAVAELGHPWLREHPPAVTWPGGQFASGRLPAGHELLDQVATAVADVTGTRPAETAAPYGSDLRLYAAGGIPALHYGPGDVRFAHAPREQVDLRELRDVTRALALLVLRRCGVRG from the coding sequence ATGACCGACGACGAGGCGAGGGTTCTGGACGCCCTGGACGAGGCGGAGACGGTCCGGCTCCTGACCGAGCTGGTCCGGGTGCCGAGCGTGACCGGCACCGACGCCGAGTCGGATCTGCAGCACCGCTGCGGCGGGCTGCTCACCGAGGCGGGGCTGGACGTCGACGTCTGGAAGCTCGACCTCGACACCCTCCAGGCCGCCCCCGGATTCCCCGGCACGGAGGCCCCCCGCGTCGAGGGCTACGGCGTCGTCGGCGTCACCGGGGGCGAGGGCGCCCCCGCCCTCGTCCTGCAGGGGCACGTGGACGTGGTGCCGACCGGCGACCTGGCCAAGTGGGAGGGCGGCGACCCCTTCGGCGCCCGGATCGGCGGAAACGTCCTGCACGGCAGAGGGGCCTGCGACATGAAGGCGGGACTCGCGGCGAACCTCGCCGTCGTCGCCGCCCTCCGCAGGTCGAAGGTACGGCTGGCCCGGCCGCTGGCCGTGCACTGCGTGGTGGGGGAGGAGGACGGCGGCCTGGGCGCGTTCGCCACCCTGGCCCGCGGCCACCGGGGCGAGGCCGCGGTGATCACCGAGCCGACCGGCGGGGCGATCATCGCGGCGACGGCCGGCGCGCTGACCTTCAGGATCGAGGTCGCCGGGCGGGCGGCCCACGGCGCCACCCGCTACGAGGGCGTCAACGCCCTGGAGGTCTTCTGGCCGGTCTTCGAGGCGATCAGGCGGCTGGAGGCCGACCGCAACCGCGCCCCCGACCCGGTCTTCGACGGGAACCCGCTGCCCTACCCGATCGAGATCGGGACGGTCCGGGCGGGCGACTGGGCCAGCAGCGTGCCGGACCTGCTCGTCGCCGAGGGCCGTCTCGGCGTGCGCCTGGACGAGGACCCCGCCCAGGCGCGTCTCGCCCTGGAGACCGCTGTCGCCGAGCTCGGCCACCCGTGGCTGCGGGAACATCCCCCCGCCGTCACCTGGCCGGGCGGCCAGTTCGCCAGCGGCCGGCTGCCCGCCGGGCACGAGCTGCTGGACCAGGTCGCCACGGCGGTGGCCGACGTGACCGGGACCCGCCCCGCCGAGACGGCCGCGCCGTACGGGAGCGACCTGCGCCTGTACGCCGCGGGCGGCATCCCGGCCCTGCACTACGGGCCGGGTGACGTCCGCTTCGCCCACGCCCCGCGCGAGCAGGTCGACCTGCGCGAGCTCCGCGACGTCACCCGGGCGCTCGCCCTGCTGGTCCTGCGCCGGTGCGGCGTCAGGGGCTGA
- a CDS encoding response regulator, with protein sequence MRVVIAEDLALLRDGLIHLLSAKGLDVVEAVDNGPMLLDALMRHRPDVAVIDVRLPPTFTDEGLRTALEARRHVPGLPVLILSQYVEQLYARELLSDRTGAVGYLLKDRIGDVDQFVDSVRRVAAGGTAMDSEVISQLLTRHGRDEPLAELTPRERQVLAMMAEGMSNLAIAGRLHVTDKAVGKHTNNIFAKLGLPPSDDHNRRVMAVLAWLEAEPRPFDPPR encoded by the coding sequence GTGCGCGTTGTCATCGCCGAAGATCTCGCCCTCCTGCGGGACGGCCTGATCCACCTGCTGTCCGCCAAGGGGCTCGACGTGGTCGAGGCCGTCGACAACGGACCGATGCTGCTCGACGCGCTGATGCGGCACCGCCCCGACGTCGCCGTGATCGACGTACGGCTGCCGCCCACCTTCACCGACGAGGGGCTCCGCACCGCCCTGGAGGCACGGCGCCACGTGCCGGGGCTGCCGGTGCTGATCCTGTCGCAGTATGTGGAGCAGCTCTACGCCCGCGAGCTGCTGTCCGACCGCACCGGCGCGGTGGGCTACCTGCTGAAGGACCGGATCGGCGACGTCGACCAGTTCGTCGACTCCGTGCGGCGGGTGGCCGCCGGGGGCACCGCCATGGACTCCGAGGTGATCTCCCAGCTGCTGACCCGCCACGGCAGGGACGAGCCGCTCGCCGAACTGACGCCACGGGAGCGGCAGGTGCTCGCGATGATGGCCGAGGGCATGTCCAACCTCGCGATCGCCGGACGCCTCCACGTCACAGACAAGGCGGTCGGCAAGCACACCAACAACATCTTCGCCAAGCTGGGACTGCCGCCGTCCGACGACCACAACCGGCGGGTGATGGCCGTCCTGGCCTGGCTCGAAGCCGAACCCCGTCCCTTCGACCCGCCGAGGTGA
- a CDS encoding sensor histidine kinase, translating to MAKHSDATRAWVRLRHSDDVLRLTVGDDGRGGADLAAGTGLRGIERRLSAFDGSLAVSSPSGGPTELTMELPCALSSPKISPSCGTA from the coding sequence ATGGCCAAGCACAGCGACGCCACCCGGGCATGGGTACGGCTGCGCCACTCGGACGACGTCCTGCGCCTGACCGTCGGCGACGACGGGCGCGGCGGCGCCGACCTCGCCGCCGGCACCGGCCTGCGCGGCATCGAACGCCGCCTGTCCGCCTTCGACGGCTCGCTCGCGGTGAGCAGCCCCTCCGGCGGCCCGACCGAACTCACCATGGAGCTGCCGTGCGCGTTGTCATCGCCGAAGATCTCGCCCTCCTGCGGGACGGCCTGA
- a CDS encoding sensor domain-containing protein, with product MTRIRRALKHGLVSAGELSLNAATGVAALLLTATVLAGVALVPVAGIGLPPLARLLTPVRSFARFQRARVSRALGRAIAEPYSSPAGPRIRAHLIPALRDPATWRDLLWLAVHGVTSAAFGIAVWAMLSAVGAIWTLRTVDTGRMVTFTLSLSILLIILAAVPLFRTGQARMAHLLLRPTSSPARRIRELTESRAAALDAQAAELRRIERDLHDGAQARLISVRMNLGLARGSHDLAQVQELVEEAWGPPARPWPSCGTSCAASIRRCSPTGGWPGRSRPPRCSARSRSRSESTCRAAPRHRSSPPCTSRRVRP from the coding sequence GTGACAAGGATCCGCCGCGCGCTGAAGCATGGACTCGTCTCCGCCGGAGAGCTGTCGCTGAACGCCGCCACGGGCGTGGCCGCGCTGCTGCTCACCGCCACGGTGCTGGCCGGTGTCGCACTGGTCCCGGTGGCCGGGATCGGACTCCCGCCGCTGGCCCGCCTGCTCACGCCGGTCCGGTCCTTCGCACGCTTCCAGCGGGCCCGGGTGAGCAGGGCCCTCGGCCGCGCCATCGCCGAGCCGTACAGCTCACCGGCCGGACCGCGGATCCGGGCTCATCTGATCCCCGCCCTGCGCGACCCCGCCACCTGGCGTGACCTCCTCTGGCTGGCCGTCCACGGTGTCACCAGCGCGGCCTTCGGGATCGCCGTCTGGGCGATGCTGTCCGCCGTCGGCGCGATCTGGACCCTGCGGACGGTGGACACGGGCCGGATGGTGACGTTCACCCTGTCACTGTCGATCCTGTTGATCATCTTGGCGGCCGTGCCCCTGTTCCGCACCGGGCAGGCACGCATGGCCCACCTGCTGCTCCGGCCGACGTCCTCACCGGCCCGGCGGATCAGGGAGCTGACCGAGTCCAGGGCGGCGGCCCTCGACGCGCAGGCGGCCGAGCTGCGCCGGATCGAGCGCGACCTGCACGACGGTGCGCAGGCCAGGCTCATCTCGGTGCGGATGAACCTGGGGCTGGCCAGGGGCTCCCACGATCTCGCCCAGGTTCAGGAGCTGGTCGAGGAGGCCTGGGGTCCACCGGCCAGGCCCTGGCCGAGCTGCGGGACATCGTGCGCGGCATCCATCCGCCGGTGCTCGCCGACCGGGGGCTGGCCGGGGCGATCGAGGCCGCCGCGCTGCTCTGCCCGGTCCCGGTCGAGATCGGAATCGACCTGCCGGGCCGCCCCGAGGCACCGGTCGAGTCCGCCCTGTACTTCGCGGCGGGTGAGGCCCTGA
- a CDS encoding helicase-associated domain-containing protein, whose protein sequence is MDDHLLGWLKTLDEERLTHVLANRPDAIAPPWPRRLDTLAQRLGNGFALMSVMRGLPLPCLEVAQAALSLGARVDLEALARFMGVPEADVAPWIDRLFDHALAWPDDEGRIHIADGVSRWWTAPCGLGEPLSHYLNSWAVSADALRALARALGLPHGPKRRMVIRVTEVLSDPRRVTAMVERAPEGTERLLDEFAWDGPIRDVDGGRFVIPGTPEKWVADHGLLFRPSWNVAEMPREVALALRGPGYHPPFTPCPPELATVPVDPETVDHLMTLAAPHVVERCAAMLENTAKVPLPLLKAGGVGVREVRRLAKDTGCDEDETRLLLEICAVARLLAWDEPTGGLVPTEKFDRWRLDDAAARLRVLLAAWWRMERSSLRRIGGKYGTVLGDDPAGAAVGRARRAVLGVLARLPASTACTDQAGLVRSAHWHAPLLEQSLLAECAPAVLEEARMLGLVAYDTITDLGRALAALDTWAGDENDDSTPVVEHDPLLMECSTRALASVRRSALFGADLTAVVTGPPSTELAELLDRTAERESRGAASVWRFTPASVRRAMDAGYGADALLADLAEVGTVPQPLDYLVRDVARRHGEVTVTTVACIVQASDPVLLAEIAGHRRLGRLGLRLLAPTVLASSVPADKTLAALRENGYAPVPIEDTGEITIRRARIEEPQNGRLILLPGGRVAELEQSYPLLEPPPDPHEHARRLLTAENDVTRHQGRTWAVIGRMASRLPTAQQSLLGFVVDRGVRAAITLTDGLTATISHGELRSGVLDAWCEEAGDYLEFPLADIVEVRGTYA, encoded by the coding sequence ATGGACGATCACCTGCTCGGCTGGTTGAAAACCCTCGACGAAGAACGGCTCACCCACGTGCTGGCGAACCGGCCGGACGCCATCGCCCCGCCGTGGCCGCGCCGCCTGGACACCCTGGCGCAGCGGCTGGGCAACGGGTTCGCCCTGATGTCCGTCATGCGCGGGCTGCCGCTCCCGTGCCTGGAGGTCGCGCAGGCCGCCCTGTCCCTGGGCGCCCGGGTCGACCTGGAGGCACTGGCCCGGTTCATGGGCGTGCCGGAGGCCGACGTGGCCCCCTGGATCGACCGGCTGTTCGACCATGCCCTGGCCTGGCCGGACGACGAGGGGCGGATCCACATCGCCGACGGGGTCTCCCGCTGGTGGACGGCCCCCTGCGGACTCGGCGAGCCGCTCTCGCACTACCTGAACTCCTGGGCGGTCAGCGCCGACGCCCTCCGCGCGCTCGCCAGGGCGCTGGGCCTGCCCCACGGCCCCAAAAGGCGGATGGTCATCAGGGTCACCGAGGTGCTCTCCGATCCCCGGCGGGTGACCGCCATGGTCGAACGGGCTCCGGAGGGCACGGAGCGGCTGCTGGACGAGTTCGCCTGGGACGGCCCGATCCGCGATGTGGACGGCGGCCGGTTCGTCATACCGGGCACGCCGGAGAAGTGGGTCGCCGATCACGGTCTGCTCTTCCGGCCGAGCTGGAACGTGGCCGAGATGCCCCGGGAGGTGGCGCTCGCGCTGCGCGGTCCCGGCTACCACCCCCCGTTCACCCCCTGCCCGCCCGAGCTCGCGACCGTGCCGGTGGACCCCGAGACAGTCGACCACCTGATGACGCTGGCCGCCCCGCACGTGGTCGAACGCTGCGCCGCGATGCTGGAGAACACCGCCAAGGTCCCGCTGCCGCTGCTGAAGGCGGGCGGGGTCGGTGTGCGCGAGGTCCGCCGGCTGGCCAAGGACACCGGCTGCGACGAGGACGAGACCCGGCTCCTGCTGGAGATCTGCGCGGTGGCCCGGCTGCTGGCCTGGGACGAGCCGACCGGCGGGCTGGTGCCCACCGAGAAGTTCGACCGCTGGCGGCTGGACGACGCGGCGGCCAGGCTGCGGGTGCTGCTGGCGGCGTGGTGGCGGATGGAACGCTCGTCGCTCCGCAGGATCGGCGGCAAATACGGCACGGTGCTCGGCGACGACCCCGCCGGGGCCGCGGTCGGCCGGGCCCGGCGGGCGGTGCTCGGCGTGCTGGCCCGCCTGCCCGCCAGTACGGCATGCACGGACCAGGCCGGATTGGTCAGATCCGCGCACTGGCACGCCCCGCTGCTGGAGCAGTCGCTCTTGGCCGAGTGCGCCCCCGCCGTACTCGAAGAGGCCCGGATGCTCGGGCTCGTCGCCTACGACACGATCACCGACCTGGGCCGCGCGCTGGCCGCCCTGGACACCTGGGCGGGCGACGAGAACGACGACTCCACCCCGGTCGTGGAGCACGACCCGCTACTGATGGAGTGCTCCACCCGCGCACTGGCCAGCGTACGGCGGAGCGCCCTGTTCGGCGCCGACCTCACCGCCGTGGTGACCGGGCCGCCCTCCACCGAGCTGGCCGAGCTGCTGGACCGGACCGCCGAACGCGAGTCACGCGGCGCGGCCTCGGTATGGCGCTTCACCCCGGCGAGCGTGCGCCGGGCGATGGACGCGGGCTACGGCGCCGACGCCCTCCTGGCCGACCTCGCCGAGGTGGGAACGGTGCCGCAGCCTCTCGACTATCTGGTGCGTGACGTGGCCAGGCGGCACGGCGAGGTCACCGTGACCACGGTCGCCTGTATCGTGCAGGCCTCCGACCCGGTGCTGCTGGCCGAGATCGCCGGGCACCGGCGGCTGGGCAGACTGGGCCTGCGCCTGCTGGCGCCGACCGTGCTGGCCAGCTCGGTGCCCGCCGACAAGACCCTCGCCGCCCTCCGGGAGAACGGCTACGCCCCGGTGCCGATCGAGGACACCGGGGAGATCACCATCCGCCGCGCCCGGATCGAGGAGCCGCAGAACGGGCGGCTGATCCTGCTGCCCGGCGGCCGGGTGGCCGAGCTGGAGCAGTCGTACCCGCTGCTGGAGCCGCCTCCCGACCCGCACGAGCACGCCCGGCGGCTGCTCACCGCCGAGAACGACGTCACCCGGCACCAGGGCAGGACGTGGGCGGTCATCGGCCGCATGGCCTCCCGGCTGCCGACCGCCCAGCAGTCGCTGCTCGGCTTCGTGGTGGACCGGGGGGTGCGGGCGGCGATCACGCTGACCGACGGCCTGACCGCCACCATCAGCCACGGCGAGCTGCGCAGCGGCGTGCTCGACGCGTGGTGCGAGGAGGCCGGCGATTACCTGGAGTTCCCGCTGGCCGACATCGTCGAGGTCCGCGGCACCTACGCCTGA
- a CDS encoding ATP-binding protein has product MASATFVLPPQAESVHSARSFATGTLTGWKLTELSENMELVVSELATNAFRHGLRLAESRAREPIRLSLIRRNRLVACALNDPGAGLPALRDPSPLDIGGLGLHIVESLSLRWGWAPLAPYGKIVWAVLR; this is encoded by the coding sequence ATGGCCAGCGCCACCTTCGTGCTCCCCCCACAGGCCGAGTCCGTCCACTCGGCCCGCAGCTTCGCGACGGGCACCCTCACCGGGTGGAAGCTCACCGAGCTGAGCGAGAACATGGAGCTGGTCGTCTCGGAGCTGGCCACCAACGCCTTCAGGCACGGCCTGCGGCTGGCCGAATCACGCGCCAGGGAACCGATCAGGCTCTCCCTGATCCGCCGGAACCGCCTCGTCGCCTGCGCGCTCAACGATCCCGGGGCGGGCCTTCCCGCGCTCCGCGACCCGTCGCCGCTGGACATCGGTGGCCTCGGCCTGCACATCGTCGAATCGCTCAGCCTCCGCTGGGGCTGGGCGCCGCTGGCTCCCTACGGCAAAATCGTCTGGGCCGTCCTCCGGTAA
- a CDS encoding helix-turn-helix domain-containing protein, with translation MDPPGTGSTVRRIMLGASLRRLREEKGLAREAAGFHIRASESKISRMELGRVGFKTRDVEDLLTLYGVLDDAERRGLLEMVREANTPGWWHKFGDLLPNWFTTYVGLEESADVIRTYEVQFVPGLLQTSAYARTVMRLGYPDAPEAEIDRRVHMRMQRQDRLTKRNGPRLWAVIDEAALRRPIGGKEIMREQLQHLLEVATLPNITLQVMPFRFGMHAAEGGAFSILRFPESDLSDVVYVEQLWGALYLDKREDVDPYLTAMEQLCVESTTPGGTAEILGDLLREI, from the coding sequence ATGGACCCGCCCGGTACCGGTTCCACTGTTCGGCGCATCATGCTCGGCGCAAGCCTGCGTCGCCTGCGTGAGGAGAAGGGGCTCGCCCGTGAGGCGGCCGGATTCCACATCCGCGCCTCCGAGTCCAAGATCAGCCGAATGGAGCTCGGCCGTGTGGGTTTCAAGACACGGGACGTGGAAGACCTGCTCACCCTATACGGCGTGCTCGACGACGCCGAACGGCGCGGCCTGCTGGAGATGGTCCGCGAGGCGAACACCCCCGGCTGGTGGCACAAGTTCGGTGACCTGTTGCCGAACTGGTTCACCACCTATGTGGGGCTGGAGGAGTCGGCGGACGTGATCCGCACCTACGAGGTGCAGTTCGTCCCCGGCCTGCTGCAGACGTCCGCCTACGCGCGCACGGTGATGCGACTGGGCTATCCGGACGCACCGGAGGCGGAGATCGACCGTCGTGTGCATATGCGAATGCAGCGACAGGATCGCCTGACGAAGAGGAACGGCCCGCGGTTGTGGGCGGTCATCGACGAGGCGGCCCTGAGGCGGCCCATCGGAGGTAAGGAGATCATGCGTGAACAGCTCCAGCACCTGCTGGAGGTGGCCACGTTGCCCAACATCACCCTCCAGGTGATGCCCTTCCGATTCGGTATGCACGCGGCCGAGGGTGGCGCGTTCAGCATCTTGCGTTTTCCCGAGTCCGACCTGTCGGACGTCGTTTATGTCGAGCAGCTCTGGGGTGCCCTCTACCTGGACAAACGTGAGGACGTCGATCCATACCTCACGGCTATGGAGCAGCTGTGCGTGGAAAGCACCACGCCCGGGGGCACCGCCGAGATCCTCGGCGACCTTCTCAGAGAGATCTAA
- a CDS encoding DUF397 domain-containing protein has protein sequence MEQTYNGMPATDLAGASWRKSRYSNSQGNCVELAELSDGSIAVRNSRFPDGPALIYTRDEIRALVLGVKDGEFDSLTV, from the coding sequence ATGGAGCAGACTTACAACGGCATGCCCGCCACGGACCTGGCGGGAGCCAGTTGGCGCAAGAGCCGCTACAGCAACTCACAGGGAAACTGCGTGGAGCTCGCCGAACTTTCAGATGGCAGCATCGCGGTCCGTAACTCCCGTTTTCCCGACGGCCCAGCCCTGATCTACACCCGCGACGAGATCCGTGCGCTGGTGCTCGGGGTGAAGGATGGCGAGTTTGACAGCCTGACGGTGTAA
- a CDS encoding histidine phosphatase family protein, whose product MNEMILLRHGETEWSRDGRHTGRTDLPLTGKGENQAWALAPLVKGRTFDLALVSPALRAQRTAELAGLTTYDTDPDLWEWDYGGYEGITTPDIRRTRPDWYLWRDGVIPGDAEHPGESVEEVGARADRLIARARTVDGDVALVAHGHFLRVLCARWLGLPARDGRFFRLDTGTYSRLGFEHGEPVVLTWNAPV is encoded by the coding sequence ATGAACGAGATGATTCTGCTGCGGCACGGCGAGACCGAATGGAGCAGGGACGGGCGTCATACCGGGCGCACCGACCTGCCGCTCACCGGCAAGGGTGAGAACCAGGCATGGGCGCTCGCCCCACTGGTCAAGGGCCGGACCTTCGACCTGGCTCTTGTCAGCCCCGCGCTACGCGCCCAACGGACGGCCGAACTCGCCGGGCTCACGACCTACGACACGGATCCCGACCTGTGGGAATGGGACTACGGCGGTTACGAGGGCATCACCACGCCGGACATCCGCCGGACACGTCCCGACTGGTATCTGTGGCGCGACGGGGTCATCCCCGGCGACGCCGAGCACCCCGGCGAGAGCGTGGAGGAGGTCGGCGCCCGCGCCGACCGGCTGATCGCCCGGGCCCGTACGGTCGACGGCGACGTGGCCCTGGTCGCCCACGGGCACTTTCTCCGGGTGCTGTGCGCCCGCTGGCTCGGCCTGCCCGCGCGGGACGGCCGCTTCTTCCGCCTGGACACGGGCACCTACTCCCGGCTCGGCTTCGAGCACGGCGAGCCCGTCGTCCTCACCTGGAACGCTCCCGTCTGA
- a CDS encoding Gfo/Idh/MocA family protein: MTISVGLVGAGPWAEKVHAPMLAAGPHTRLAGVWARRPEAASRFGVPVFERVEELFDNCEAVAFSVPPAVQAEIGVLAAKAGKALLLEKPLAADLNGARRLAEAVAEAGVASQMVLTWRYSAATRSFLARVSALEPFGGYAANISGALLGGDFASPWRLERGAILDVGPHMIDMLDAALGRVTGVRAHGNTLGWAGLLLEHETGAVSEASLCMSVPGETPPSRVEVYGRLGREVIDGDQIGSDAFAVMLSEFAQTVRRGGGHPLDAAHGLRLQEIISAAEDQLG; encoded by the coding sequence GTGACGATATCTGTGGGTTTGGTGGGCGCAGGGCCCTGGGCGGAGAAGGTGCACGCGCCGATGCTGGCCGCCGGACCCCATACCCGGCTGGCAGGCGTGTGGGCGCGGCGCCCCGAGGCGGCCTCGAGATTCGGCGTCCCGGTCTTCGAACGCGTCGAGGAACTGTTCGACAACTGCGAGGCGGTCGCGTTCTCGGTACCGCCCGCCGTACAGGCCGAGATCGGGGTGCTCGCCGCCAAGGCGGGCAAGGCCCTGCTGCTGGAGAAGCCGCTCGCCGCGGACCTGAACGGGGCGCGGCGGCTGGCCGAGGCGGTCGCCGAGGCGGGCGTGGCCTCGCAGATGGTGCTCACCTGGCGCTACTCGGCCGCCACACGGTCCTTCCTGGCACGGGTTTCGGCCCTCGAACCGTTCGGGGGATACGCGGCCAACATCTCCGGGGCGCTGCTCGGCGGTGACTTCGCCAGCCCGTGGCGGCTGGAGCGCGGAGCGATCCTCGACGTCGGCCCACACATGATCGACATGCTGGACGCCGCGCTCGGCCGTGTCACCGGGGTCCGCGCCCACGGCAACACGCTGGGATGGGCCGGGCTGCTGCTGGAACACGAGACCGGCGCGGTGAGCGAGGCCTCGCTCTGCATGAGCGTGCCGGGCGAGACGCCGCCCTCCAGGGTGGAGGTCTACGGCCGGCTGGGCCGGGAGGTCATCGACGGTGACCAGATCGGCTCCGACGCCTTCGCCGTCATGCTCTCCGAGTTCGCCCAGACCGTGCGCCGGGGCGGTGGTCACCCGCTCGACGCCGCTCACGGCCTCCGCCTCCAGGAGATCATCTCCGCTGCGGAGGACCAACTCGGTTAG